GTCCGGGCCGAGACGACCGTCCGGCCGCTGCGCGCGGGGGACTTCAACGACGTCGTCTCGATCGACACGCAGCACACCGGGACGGGGAAACCCGCCTACTGGGAGCGCGTCTTCCGGGCGTTCCTGCACCCCAGGCGCGGCGAGTTCCGCGTCGCCCTCGCGGCGAGCGAGGCCGGAAGCCTCGCCGGCTATCTGATCGGCGAGGTCCGGGCCTTCGAGTTCGGCTCGGAGCCGTGCGGCTGGATCTTCGCGGTCGGCGTGCGGCGCGACCACCTTCGCGGCGGGGTGGCGACCCTCCTGCTCGAGGAAGCCTGCCGCCGTTTCCGCGAGCACGGGATCGAGACGGTGCGGACGATGGTCGAGCGGCGCGACGTCCCGGTGCTCGCGTTTTTCCGCGCGAACGGGTTCGTCGCGGGGCGTTTCGTGCAGCTCGAGCGCGGCGTGGAGGAGTAGGCATGAGCGGATCTCTCGCGGGGCTTCTCGAGCGCGCGGAGCGCCTCTATCGCGACCTCTCCTTCTCGGCGGTCGGCGAATGGAAGCGGCGCACCGGCGGGCTCGCGGTGGGATACATGCCGATCTACGTCCCGCGGGAGCTCTTCCGCGCGCACGGCGTCCTCCCCGTCGGGATCATGGGCGGGGGCGAGGACCTCGAGATCATCCGGGGCGACGCCTATTACCAGTCGTACATCTGCCACATCCCCCGAAGCACCATCGAGCTCGGTCTCTCGGGAGCGCTCGACGTCCTCGACGGCATGGTCTTCCCCGCGATCTGCGACGTGATCCGGAACCTCTCGGGGATGTGGAAGATCGAGTTCCCCGACAAGCTCTCCCGCTACCTCGACGTGCCGCAGAACTTCGATCCCGCGGTCGGCGGGGCGTTCTACCGGCACGAGCTCGAGGAGCTCTCCGAGGCCCTCGTCGCCCGGGGCGCGAAGCCCTACGACCCCGAGGCGCTGCGCGAGGCGATCGTCGCCTACAACGAGAACCGCGCGCTCGTGCGCGAGCTTTACGCCCTGCGCATCGAGTCCCCGTGGAAGGTCCCGACCTCCGAGCTCTACATGCTCCTGCGCGCGTCGCTCGTGATTCCCGTCGAGGAGTCGACGGCGATGCTCCGGGAGTACGCCCGCCTCGTCCGCGAGGACGCCTCCCGCCTTCCGATGGACCAGGCCCGCGTGCTCCTGACGGGCTCGTTCTGCGAGCAGCCTCCGCTCGGCCTCATCAAGACCCTCGAGCGGGCGGGCTGCTACATCGTCGACGACGACTTCGTGCAGGTCCACCGCTGGATCCGAGGCGACCTCCCCACCGACGGCGATCCCCTCGAGGCGCTCGTGGCGGCCTTCCTGGGCGACTCGATCGAAAGTCCGACGCGCTACGCCGGCGAGATCGAGAAGGGCGCGGAGCTCGTCGCGCGGACGCGCGGCTCGCGCGCCGAAGGGGTCCTGTTCTGCGCGCCGAGTTTCTGCGACCCGGCGCTGCTCGACCAGCCCATGACGGTGAAGGTCCTCGAGAACGCCTCGATCCCGTGGACGGCGTTCAAATACGCCGAGAACAACGGCCAGTTCCAGGTCATTCGCGAGCAGGCGGGGACCTTCGCCGATTCGATCAAGCTCTGGAGCGGGGTGAACGCATGAACCCGAGCGCGGCCATGAAGGACGGAAGCCAGCTCCGTCAGAAGGAGATGATCGCGGAGCACTACTCGAGGCTCGCGCACTCCCCGCACACGGGGGAGAAGAGCGTCTACACCTTCGTTCCCGGAAACCTCACCGAGCTCGTGCGCAGCTTCGACCTGCTCCCGGTCCTCCCGGAGATCAACGCCCTGCAGTCGGCGATGCGCGGGAAGTCCAAGGACTACATCGCGATCGCCGAGAAGCTCGGGCACTCCGAGGACGTCTGCACCTACGTGAAGTGCGACGTCGGGATGAAGCGGTCCGGCAACCTCGGCCCGACCGGCGAGCACCTCCCCGACCCCGACCTGCTGCTGCTCTCCTACACCGGCTGCTTCACCTTCATGAAGTGGTTCGAGCTGCTGAAGGAGGAGTACAAGGCCCCCGTCGCCATGCTGCACGTCCCCTATCAGGCGGAGGGGCGCATCACCACGGCCGCGCGCGACTACGTGGTACGCCAGCTGAAGGAGTCGGTGATCCCGAAGCTCGAGCAGGTGTCGGGAAGGAAATACGACGAGGACAAGCTGAAGGAAATGCTCGCCCGGTCGAGCC
The window above is part of the Candidatus Polarisedimenticolaceae bacterium genome. Proteins encoded here:
- a CDS encoding GNAT family N-acetyltransferase is translated as MSASVRAETTVRPLRAGDFNDVVSIDTQHTGTGKPAYWERVFRAFLHPRRGEFRVALAASEAGSLAGYLIGEVRAFEFGSEPCGWIFAVGVRRDHLRGGVATLLLEEACRRFREHGIETVRTMVERRDVPVLAFFRANGFVAGRFVQLERGVEE
- the bcrC gene encoding benzoyl-CoA reductase subunit C; translation: MSGSLAGLLERAERLYRDLSFSAVGEWKRRTGGLAVGYMPIYVPRELFRAHGVLPVGIMGGGEDLEIIRGDAYYQSYICHIPRSTIELGLSGALDVLDGMVFPAICDVIRNLSGMWKIEFPDKLSRYLDVPQNFDPAVGGAFYRHELEELSEALVARGAKPYDPEALREAIVAYNENRALVRELYALRIESPWKVPTSELYMLLRASLVIPVEESTAMLREYARLVREDASRLPMDQARVLLTGSFCEQPPLGLIKTLERAGCYIVDDDFVQVHRWIRGDLPTDGDPLEALVAAFLGDSIESPTRYAGEIEKGAELVARTRGSRAEGVLFCAPSFCDPALLDQPMTVKVLENASIPWTAFKYAENNGQFQVIREQAGTFADSIKLWSGVNA